The window GTTCTGCACCTAGCCCTTCTGATAGGTCTCCGCATCCCAAAAATGGCCATTTTGGTCTCGTGCCTGGCTCATCTTGATACCCATAGATGTACGTCCTGGTAACGCCTCACTTTGTTCAAGGCCGGCCACGCGAGTTGGTTGAGTGGTCGCAAGCCAATACGTCATCGGGTGGTGTATTCCACCAATCAGTTCGGCGTTTCGTCCCTCGGGCGGCTTCGCTGCTTTGACCTCCAAAGGGTTCGAAGGCTGAAGTGGCGCGTGGCTTGTTCCTGTGTGCTCAGCCAGTGACTGCGCGCCCAAGCTCGTAGAGTTATTCTTCAACCTTGTGCTCAGGCCGTTCGAGAGGGTGCTATGCGTAAAGGTGAGATACCGACCGAGCTCTCATTGCTCGCGTTTGACTTCTTCTACTGGTTTTCACGATTTGAGTTCTGTCTCAAAGAAAACGGTTACCTAAAATCCGAAATCCCTGGGCAGAAAGCTGAACCAGGTTGGGACAAATTTGTAGAGCAGCATGCCGAAACCTACGTGCTGACCGCTGAAGCGGCAGAGCTGCTTGCCGCTCCACCTGATCGGCAAGTGGTTGGGGCCGGGTTGGTTTTGGAGTGGGCACCAGTTGGATTTCAAGACTGTAGATCTGACCTAGCAAAGGTTGTCCGAACGGTGAAAACAGTTCGCAACAATCTATTCCATGGTGGCAAGCATGGCGCCGCTGGCTGGGATAGCCCTCAGCGTACGCAGTCTCTCCTCACATCGAGTGCAGCTGTGCTGGAGGGTTTGGTGGAGCTCGGTGATTTCCGAGGTGACTACGAAAGGTTTTATTGACCTGTGATCATCAGCAGTGCGAGTGAGCCAGCTCCGCCCTTAGCGCACTAGGCAAAATGTGGTTAAGCTCGAGCATGATGGATCAACCCTCGCGTGAATGGAGTCGCCATGCCCTCAACCGTTTTTTCCGCATCCCGCCGGATGGAATTGGACGTTCAGCAGCTATTAACACAGCTAGGGGCTGAGACTGGTTATGTCATGCCGTCGAAGAGTACGCCCATTCCGGAAAGCTGGAAGGTGCATTGTTCGACGGATCTCGAGTGCCCCTCGTGCTTCTGCACAGGTGCGGAGGTTGTAAGGGCGAGCAAGTCCAAGGTCGATGGTCACGATGTGCGGCAGGCCTACTTCCGGTTCCCTCAAAGCGATAGTTCAGCAGGACACCATCCATTCTGTGACTTTTCGGGCAATGTCTCAGCTGCGTTCATCCCGGAAAACCTTGTCCAGTTTTCTTCTGCGAAGGATGGCGTCTCCAGGGTTGTGCGGGAGCTCGTATGCAAAGGCATTCAGCTAGAGATATTCACGCAGTGGGATATTCGGCGGATGCGCGAGTGGTTCTTCCAGACCAAGCTACAGTCGCAGTTCACCATTACCCTGGATCCCAAAGTGCCTGGATGGGTGGACGGACTGCATCGTCATGCCTCATGGTCACAAGATTTGGATGCTGTGCCTATTGAGCTGACGACAGAGGTGCTGGGCATTCCCGGTTTTAATTTCGAGGCAGCAGCAACGCGAGAGGTTTCTCAGCGCCATCGCGCTACGCTAGGCATCATCCGGGAGAAACGCCTGTACCCAGGTGCAATGGTTGAGCGCCTCGAAAAGCTGGCCACTGACTACCATGGAAAATCGGTCTATGACCCCACCGTTCTGCAAAACCACTTCCAGCTTACTAACCGGCTTGCAGCGTTCATGTGCTCAAACCATAGCCCGTTGAGACGATTGTCGAAAGCTCACTACCCCTTAAATGGGCTGAAAAATGTCAAACCGCTGTTGGCGTTTTCGGCGCTGCTATTGTTCGTTTCCGACTGGCACCTGGACGCTGCGGTCAGCGGCTTTGCGCAAATTGCCTCCAGTAAGCTGCAGGCGGATGAAACGTTAGGCAATGTGATGGGGCTTAACCCTTTCCATGACTTCGCGGCATGGGCCATGCTCAAAAGCTTCCAAGAGCTGCCTGCAATACAGATCCCTTTAATGGGCGTCAAAGAGGAAATCGCGTTTGAGGTCGCCGAAATGAAGAGGTGTGCAGGGTTGCCCAGCTGAACCTCGGCTGGCCGTCCAAACGTGGGGCTGTATTCTAACGAATTGGTGGCACGGCTTCTGTCTCGGAGTACTCCGAGGTGGCGCCATGATATCATCAATATTCATTACATCACCATGTACAGACGACTGGAGACGGCCCAATGTGGTTCCACGGAATCAAGGATATTCCACGTTACGAACTTCACAGATTGAAACAAGTTCGAAAGAAAGCCTCATGGGATAAACCAGTTGTTCCACCTGGGCCACCACTAGTGGTTGATCCACTGCGTTTTATTTATGCGTCCACCCGCTCTTCAATACTCGGGCAAAAAATTGGGCTAAGAGGGCAGTTAGCAGGGCAAGGGTTGGGCGCCGCTGCTCTATGCTACCTTACACCGAATTTTCACAGCGCGAGTGTGAAGCCCATTAATAATATTTTCCTTCATCATAACTTTTATCATGCGAAAGACTTCATTGGTTCAAGCATCAAAGGAACAATCGGTGCATCTTTAGCTTACTTGGAAATGCAAGATCTTGGCTATGCGTGGTGCGGTCATTGGGAAGACTGCACGTCTCCCGGAGTTTCGACCACAAGCACCTCAGCGTCGGCGCCTAAAGCTTCTGGTTCAGCCCCAGCTAAAGCCCCTGCGCCTGACTTTGTGTTTGCTTCCTCGAGCAACATATGTTTAGTCGATGCTAAGGGGTCTGCTCGAACGATGAAGGAAGTCCGACTCATCGCCAAAAATGAGTGGAAGCGTCAAATCTACTCAAACAGACTGGTCAAGCTAGCTGGCGGGGGCATGGCTACCGAGGGGCGTATTATCGCGGCCTCGCTGGCAAATCCGAATGGTGTCGGCCTAGTAACCGCCCACGGACGATTTCCAGGCTCCACTCTTCCGCCGGGTACTGGGGGTTCGACCCGAGTGAGCACCACCAGCAAAGCGATAAAAGCTGTTCAGAAAATCAATTTCACCAATGCTTTCTACCTCTTAGGGTTGAACTCAATGGCAAGCCACTTCATTGGCGGGCCTCTGGGGTTGGCGAGAGCTGAGATGGATGATGCTCGTCTAAGTGCAGTAGACATCGATGATTTTGGCGCCGTGTACGCAGGCGGACGCCGAATTGTAGATTTGGGCGGTCAAGGTGCGTGGACAATGCAGCCGTTCTGTAGGCTCGACGTACTGGAGGAGGCCTTTGAAAACCTCCTCACAGATAATGCCCCGGCAGTTGCTGAGACCCCGCCGATACTGAACCAATCGCCTGACAATGCGACGAGCTCCGGAGACGGAAAAATGACATCCAGTGACCAGGTGATACTCCAAAGCCGTGATGGGGTTGGAGCGATATTCAAGCGAGTGGCGTATACGTGACCCGGGACAGAGACGCTCGTCACCTCAGTCATGCAGTGAGGAGAAACAGAAAGTGGCTACCGTCACCGATATCATGCCGAAAACGCCGATTGGCGAGTAGGCCATCACGATGGACGTCACTCTGAACATGGCATCGCTCATGCCACGGAATACAGCAAGGACTGGATCCTTGCGCTCCTTGGGAAGTCCAGATAGACCCATTCAGGGCGGGCTAGGCATCGCTGTCATTCCTAATCGTGCTGTCTGCGAGTCGCCAGAAGGGCCAGCCCTCGTCAGAATCCCTTTGAAGGATGCGTGGGCAAGCCGGCAGTTTCACGTAGTAGCCCACCCACGGGAAATGCGCAGCGCTACCACCCAAAGCTTCCTGGACTTTTTGCAGGCATTGGTGTGATGACAGCTCAGTAGCGCTGCCCCAAGGCTAGAGCTCGTTCGCCGAAGTCAGAAACTGCTGGAATGCTGACGCGACGGCGCTCCTGTTCCGTTGCTGGACGACAAGTACACCCTGGATACCGGCAAAGTGCTGATGTCCGGAACTCAGGCGTTGCTTCGATTACCCATGATGCAGCGTCAGAAAGACCTGGCTGCCGGGCTCAACACTGCCGGCTTTGTCACTGGATATCGTGGTTCACCTCTCGGTGGTTTCGACCAAGCGCGATCGCTGTTGAATCGGAGCTGTCATGCCTTTCGGGCCAGGCGGTTTTTAGTAAGACAAGCTGGTTGACCTGGCGCTTGAAGTGGCGTCCAGGCTGCCCTACCAAGAGCTCCCCAGCCTAGCATCCCTCGTACTGCATTTGCCCCTAATCTATTCTGATTCTTGAAAGCTTGCTGTGGCTGTATTCCCAGGGAACATAGATGAACCCGCCAGCTTCGTTGCTGCGGTTGCCTTTTTTCTTGTTGCAAGGCTCACAGAGGTACTGGAGGTTGGTCGGGTCAGTGGTACCACCATTGCTGATGGGCACAATGTGGTCAACCTGTGGCTTCAGGGTTGGGTCAAACACCCCTGTCAGACTCGATGAGCACTTCGCGCAGCGACCATTTTCTCTGTAGAAAAGCGCCTCTCTTAGCCAGGTTGGCCAGAAGCTAGAGCGCTTCATTATGCCAATGTCCTCCAGGTAATCTGGGTATTCTGATGGGCAGGCATTAGCGATAGCCTCAGACACCTTGATCGAAAAAGTTCGCATCAACTCTTTGTCGCTGAAGAGGATGCAGAAGACCTCGTGAGCAATCTGCTTCAAGGGCTGCAGGAGCTGCTCGAAGAGGTAATCCTTGTGAGCTGAGAGGTCGGGATAACCCCGAATGCTGAATGAAGTCTTGTGGTGAAATAACAGCCGGTGGGCGTCCTTTATAAATTCCTCGCCCGACTTCTTCCGATGGTAGTTCCACTGATCCCACAGATGGCTCAGGGTGAACCGATGAAGCAGTGTCCACTTACCTGGCTTGTAAGCAATTTCAAAGAGGTCTCTGTCTACGCCTAGCAGGTCTTCAAAATAATAGCCATCGGGGCCGTATTTCTCGTCGTAGGCTCCAGTTATGCGGCATCGTATCGCGTCAGCGGTGCTTAGCGCTTCGTTGGAGTGGGGGCGGGTGAATGCCAATTTCAGAACCTCTTGCAGATCGTTAATGCGCTGGCCCTCGGCGGGGCATGCGAGCTACGACTGCAATTATAGGCTTGAGGAATGGCATGGCGAAGCGCGCTATGCAATCACTGAGTTTGTTTTGGAAAGCCCGCGATTATCTCAAATCCTGGCACATCAAATTTCATCCTACTCTGCAGCAGAGGGCTCCATACGTAGCGAGCGTCGCTGTGGTTTTCGCTCAAACGGGCTGCGCCAAGATGATTTCGATCCAGTTGCGTCGAGAGCACAAGCCGTTCTAGGACGCACATCAGGTCGTCCGAGAGCAGGACAAGGACGAGCGTCTGCAGCTCAGCACTCTGGATTACCTCAGAATCCAGAGTGAGCTCGTGACCAAGGATTACATCCCGTTTGTCGACATCTTTGCGCATTTGGGCGAGAGGTGCTTGGGCGATCTCTCTAAGCAGCGAGTGATGTCGAGTGGCGTTGCATAGCGAAGAGACGCTGATGCCATCATCACGAGCACGTCCAAGGGATACAAAATTCTCCAAACGAGAGCTGACATCATTGACTCCCTAGAGATGGCATCCGGGCTCGCCGAGTACCACGACGCCCCGGCAGTTAGCTAAAGCCACTCTCGGGGGCTTTCTCTATAGTGCAGTCACCTGTTTCCAGGTAGGTAGCTGATCTGAGGTGCTCGAGGAGAGTTGCCATCACTCAGTTGTGCGGCCGCGTTCAGGAGAAAAGCTCTGCTCAACCTGAGCGATCACATCAGGCGGATAGTCCTGTGAATTTGACTCACGCAGGGCGGCTATAACTACGCGGCTCCTAGATACCGCTAGCGTTGATGTTCAGTGAATTCGGTCAATTGCACACCCAGGTCGGCCATCGAAGCCACTATTTGAGCGACCTCAGAATTGGCAGTGGGATCGCTGCACTGAACCTCCAGCAATTTTATCTTCACCCGATCATGCTCCTTGTTGAGCGGTACGCAAATGTACCGATCTTGGCCACTGATGTTTACTTCTGTGGTGTCCTCATCGCCAAATTTCTTGACCAATAACCGTACTTCAGCTTCTTCATCCAAGTAAAAAGGTAAGGCGAACGCTCCGATGCGCGATACCCCCTTCGGTGTGAAAAAGCGATCAAATCGATCGGACGCAATCTTTTTGAACACCCGAAATGGATGACTCAATTCGATCTCGCTGTACCTGATTTGTCGAATTTCCGCTCGCTGCAGGACGGGCTCGATCAACAGTCGCAGTCGCACCTCTCCAAACGACCAGAGCG of the Pseudomonas sp. Seg1 genome contains:
- a CDS encoding HNH endonuclease, whose protein sequence is MAFTRPHSNEALSTADAIRCRITGAYDEKYGPDGYYFEDLLGVDRDLFEIAYKPGKWTLLHRFTLSHLWDQWNYHRKKSGEEFIKDAHRLLFHHKTSFSIRGYPDLSAHKDYLFEQLLQPLKQIAHEVFCILFSDKELMRTFSIKVSEAIANACPSEYPDYLEDIGIMKRSSFWPTWLREALFYRENGRCAKCSSSLTGVFDPTLKPQVDHIVPISNGGTTDPTNLQYLCEPCNKKKGNRSNEAGGFIYVPWEYSHSKLSRIRID